gatttggatatgcacaatatgcaaatactggttttcttctgtaagctatatctctgctaaacggcaaccgatcgaggcgtggcatgtcatttcgtgaccgggagagtcctgccaaccgattggcaccagaaaaaaggatatccattccatcacgattttcgcaaaaaatcatgatggttacatcatccaatttgccaaaaatcggcctcattttcgtggtcgagattttggtgccaatcgacaggctggatccccacgatcctgggagactaggtccttcgccgctctggccccgtttagttgagatatagccttccgaagatttggatttgcacaccatgcaaatactggttttcttctgtaagctatatctctgctaaacggcaaccgatcgaggcgtggcatgtcatttcgtgaccgggagagtcctgccaaccgattggcaccagaaaaaaggatatccattccatcacgattttcgcaaaaaatcatgatggttacatcatccaatttgccaaaaatcggcctcattttcgtggtcgagattttggtgccaatcgacaggctggatccccgcgatcctgggagactaggtccttcgccgatctggccccgtttagctgagctatagccttccgaaatgttggatttgcacatcatgaaaatactggtttttttctgcaagctatatctctgctaaacggcagccgatcgaggcgtggcatgtcatttcgtgaccgggagagtcctgccaaccgattggcaccagaaaaaaggatatccattccatcacgattttcgcaaaaaatcatgatggttacatcatccaatttgccaaaaatcggcctcattttcgtggtcgagattttggtgccaatcgacaggctggatccccacgatcctgggagactaggtccttcgccgatctggccccgtttagctgagctatagccttccgaaatgttggatttgcacatcgtgaaaatactggtttttttctgcaagctatatctctgctaaacggcagccgatcgagtcgtggcatgtcatttcgtgaccgggagagtcttgccaaccgattggcaccagaaaaaaggatatccattccatcacgattttcgcaaaaaatcatgatggttacatcatccaatttgccaaaaatcggcctcattttcgtggtcgagattttggtgccaatcgacaggctggatccccacgatcctgggagactaggtccttcgccgatctggccccgtttagctgagctatagccttccgaaatgttggatttgcacatcatgaaaatactggtttttttctgcaagctatatctctgctaaacggcagccgatcgaggcgtggcatgtcatttcgtgatgcGGAAAGTCCTGCCacccgattggcaccagaaaaaaggatatccattccatcacgattttcgcaaaaaatcatgatggttacatcatccaatttgccaaaaatcggcctcattttcgtggtcgagattttggtgccaatcgacaggctggatccccgcgatcctgggagactaggtccttcgccgctctggccccgtttagttgagatatagccttccaaagatttcgatttgcacaccatgcaaatactggttttcttctgtaagctatatctctgctaaacggcaaccgatcgaggcgtggcatgtcatttcgtgaccgggagagtcctgccaaccgattggcaccagaaaaaaggatatccattccatcacgattttcgcaaaaaatcatgatggttacatcatccaatttgccaaaaatcggcctcattttcgtggtcgagattttggtgccaatcgacaggctggatccccacgatcctgggagactaggtccttcgccgatctggccccgtttagctgagctatagccttccgaaatgttggatttgcacatcatgaaaatactggtttttttctgcaagctatatctctgctaaacggcagccgatcgaggcgtggcatgtcatttcgtgaccgggagagtcctgccaaccgattggtaccagaaaaaaggatatccattccatcacgattttcgcaaaaaatcatgatggttacatcatccaatttgccaaaaatcagccccattttcgtagtccagattttgatgccgatcgacaggcaggatcctcgcgatccttggacagttagtcctttgccgatctggccctatttagctgagatatagccttccgaagatttggatttgcacatcgtgaaaatactggtttttttctgcaagctatatctctgctaaacggcagccgatcgaggcgtggcatgtcatttcgtgaccgggagagtcctgccaaccgattggcaccagaaaaaaggatatccattccatcacgattttcgcaaaaaatcatgatggttacatcatccaatttgccgaAAATCAGCCCCATTTTCGTAgtccagattttgatgccgatcgacaggcaggatcctcccgatccttggacagttagtcctttgccgatctggccctatttagctgagatatagccttccgaagatttggatttgcacatccttcaaatactggtttttttctgcaagctatatctctgctaaacggcagccgatcgaggcgtggcatgtcatttcgtgaccgggagagtcctgccaaccgattggcaccagaaaaaaggatatccattccatcacgattttcgcaaaaaatcatgatggttacatcatccaatttgccaaaaatcggcctcattttcgtggtcgagattttggtgccaatcgacaggctggatccccacgatcctgggagactaggtccttcgccgatctggccccgtttagctgagctatagccttccgaaatgttggatttgcacatcatgaaaatactggtttttttctgcaagctatatctctgctaaacggcagccgatcgaggcgtggcatgtcatttcgtgaccgggagagtcctgccaaccgattggtaccagaaaaaaggatatccattccatcacgattttcgcaaaaaatcatgatggttacatcatccaatttgccaaaaatcagccccattttcgtagtccagattttgatgccgatcgacaggcaggatcctcgcgatccttggacagttagtcctttgccgatctggccctatttagctgagatatagccttccgaagatttggatttgcacatcgtgaaaatactggtttttttctgcaagctatatctctgctaaacggcagccgatcgaggcgtggcatgtcatttcgtgaccgggagagtcctgccaaccgattggtaccagaaaaaaggatatccattccatcacgattttcgcaaaaaatcatgatggttacatcatccaatttgccaaaaatcagccccattttcgtagtccagattttgatgccgatcgacaggcaggatcctcgcgatccttggacagttagtcctttgccgatctggccctatttagctgagatatagccttccgaagatttggatttgcacatcgtgaaaatactggtttttttctgcaagctatatctctgctaaacggcagccgatcgaggcgtggcatgtcatttcgtgaccgggagagtcctgccaaccgattggcaccagaaaaaaggatatccattccatcacgattttcgcaaaaaatcatgatggttacatcatccaatttgccgaAAATCAGCCCCATTTTCGTAgtccagattttgatgccgatcgacaggcaggatcctcccgatccttggacagttagtcctttgccgatctggccctatttagctgagatatagccttccgaagatttggatttgcacatccttcaaatactggtttttttctgcaagctatatctctgctaaacggcagccgatcgaggcgtggcatgtcatttcgtgaccgggagagtcctgccaaccgattggcaccagaaaaaaggatatccattccatcacgattttcgcaaaaaatcatgatggttacatcatccaatttgccaaaaatcggcctcattttcgtggtcgagattttggtgccaatcgacaggctggatccccacgatcctgggagactaggtccttcgctgctctggccccgtttagttgagatatagccttccaaagatttcgatttgcacaccatgcaaatactggttttcttctgtaagctatatctctgctaaacggcaaccgatcgaggcgtggcatgtcatttcgtgaccgggagagtcctgccaaccgattggcaccagaaaaaaggatatccattccatcacgattttcgcaaaaaatcatgatggttacatcatccaatttgccaaaaatcggcctcattttcgtggtcgagattttggtgccaatcgacaggctggatccccacgatcctgggagactaggtccttcgccgctctggccccgtttagctgagctatagccttccgaaatgttggatttgcacatcgtgaaaatactggttttttctgcaagctatatctctgctaaacggcagccgatcgaggcgtggcatgtcatttcgtgaccgggagagtcctgccaaccgattggcaccagaaaaaaggatatccattccatcacgattttcgaaaaaaatcatgatggttacatcatccaatttgccaaaaatcggcctcattttcgtggtcgagattttggtgccaatcgacaggctggatccccacgatcctgggagactaggtccttcgccgatctggccctatttagctgagatatagccttccgaaatgttggatttgcacatcatgaaaatactggtttttttctgcaagctatatctccatttgatggagtccttatcaggGTTGAAGGATATTTCCCCAGACTAAGGTGTGCAGCCCGATTTGCCTGAAAGTATACCATCATTTTGAAGAGTATCCAAGCCCAAAAGATgcacaaaaataattttgcaTGAACTGATCTCGGATCCGCCTGAAAGTAGGCCATCGTTGTTGGGCGAACCCAGCCCCATATACCTTTGCCGCATTTAAATTGAGaccaatttaattttattttttttatttatttctttctttttcaaataattttttttttttagtttttgcttGAATTTTGTTGGTTCTGTAAATCTTACATGATATATTTATGCACTTGTATTTCATTTACACATAAGCACACACATGTATGCACTCGAATGTATTTAtacagataattgttgctgcttATTTTGTCTTATGAACATATTCATGAGATCAATAATGatattatttatgcatattaaaatattacagcataatatataaaatgtacAATTAAACGAAGTCTTGCGCTTCTTCCGAAcacgaaaaacaacaaaaaaaaagaggattATTTCCTAAGTTGAATTGAATTGACAAATTGCTGAATTGTTGAACTTAGGATCGAGCTTAGGATAAATAAATTCTATTATGTATaatgtgtatgcgtgtgtgtgtgtgtgtgtgtgtgtgtgtgtgtcgcagACAATTATCTGTCACTGTTTTGGCACCAAACAAAATTCTATACAAAAATGGCATTTGATTCTATGATTCGAACTGCGCGCTATGTACAGGGTCGAGTAAAGATACTTAAATTTAACAAACGGATCAAGTCGCATCGGGTCAAAAATAtagtttgcttttgcttctgattctgcttctgctactgcttctgcttctgctttccTTTAACTTTTTGTTCCAGTATTCATGGCAGGCCAGAAATCAATGTTTCCATTTTGACTTCTGGGCCCTGCGAGGCCACAAAACTTTACCGAGATCATTGTGAAAACTAATTGGCAATGAACCAGAGGGGAAGACAGGCTCCCGCCGTTTCCGGTTCATTTGATGCaacaaatttacaaaattaatttttcattggGTTTTTGGAAgtggtgtttgtgtgtgtgtgcgtgtgtgtgtgtcatgaTTAGTTCATAAGTTGAGAAGTGTAGTGTTCTATTTTGCTTGaaattgtatgtatgtatatctgggGCTGCGGTTGGCAGTGGATAAGGATATGGAGTCTGGGATCTGGGTATACATGTATCTGGGGGTCTGGGCTATCGCTTATGGCTACACAGAATAATATTGCTttaggtatatgtatgtacaaaataAACGCGTGAAAAACTCACTAAATCTACCTTAAACTCTGTTGAATTTAGAACTAAAACGCTTGGCGAACTTAAGCCTAGACTTTTCTTATACTTAACTcttgttttccgttttccgttttccgtttctctttccctttttgtttctgtttctgtttcacttttcattttcttctcttattttttattgtatttttttctcattgtaaaaaaaaaactgtgtgTATTGTATAAATCCATGAGATCAATGCGATTTTTGGGAATTGTTTTTAcctttcttttgattttttgtttttcactaTTTTCGCTTTCATGTTCACGTTGTGTATTCGATTAGCATTGAAACGGCCAGGAAACGCCAGCAAAACCGGAACTTGCCCCTCTGAAAATTGGCTTTCCCCTTCTCCTTCGTTTGAATTACTTTTTCCTTTGACTTTGGCTATCGTTGGAGATCAACTTGCATTAATATCCATTTGGGAGAGATCATTTGTGTGCGTGTTCCAAAAAAGATTTTCGGAGAGAGGGCGGCCTCTTTCAGGGGCTGACAATTTCCCGGCTGGACGTTTCCCGGGTCCTGGGACTTAAACAACTAAATTGTGAGACCAATTTGAAGACAATGATGAAcaatgacaaaaaaaatattacaaaaaaaaaatactaatcATACGAAATTTAACTAAAATAACATGACATAAACCGTAGACACAAAACATCACAAAAATGGCATAAAAactatatacaaataaaaaaaactaagttagacgttttttttttatgattttttttctctgcgtttgtttttttttaacaattaaAGCTAGGCGTGTGATTTTTCTGCTGTGTGGGGCttatgcttaaaaatttcTACTAGTTAaacaaataatcaaaaaaaaatatatatatgtatatattttttttttattttgcttgcGATTCGAAATCACAAAATCGAAGacattgaaattgttttggggttgtggttgtgggtgGAAGAAAATGCAGGTGGAATATCAGATGATTAAATGCAAAAACGAAAATCGTCGCGAAGAGTACTATATCTCAAGAATTGGcagttttccttttgttcttttgttgtttcgttTGTCTTTGTATTGGTCTTTGTACTTGTTgaatttctgtgtgtgtctgtgtatatTTAAGTGTTCAAAAAGTTGTACAAAAATACATGTTCGTATCCGCAATAAAAAATAGGCTTTGATTCTGAGTCACTTGGCCAGTCTGAGAGTTTTCGTTTACTTTGAGCAGTTTTTGAGGAAatttgtgttgctgttgctgttgctgtttctggagatactcgtacagtaCAAATGCAAAAGTTACCCTAGACAGATAGAATATATTGTTCTTGTGTCCCGTCAACCCTCTTAATCGTATCGGTATCtgtatcggtatcggtatatgtatatttaacaATCGGTTTACGAATTAATGACTTTCTGCTTTCAATAAATTCGTTGCACTTATTTTACGGTTTCGCTATATCTACGTATAGATCGTGTATATATCCTATATGCTAGCTGATTTCACTATAGATCATTCGGTTACACATATCCAGTTTCATCGGTTTCATCGCGCCGCAAAGAAGCCGCATCCCATGGCCAGCACGAACACGGTCACAACGGTCGGCCAGGTGAAGACCTGCGGTTTCTGAAAGAACcacaaaatttgaaaaaatgcAAGAGATTAGAAATGGTTGATGTGTGTGTAAGGTGGGTgtatttaaatcaataaagtGACCCCacaaatgggggaaaaaacgaaagaaaatcGCTCTAACCTACAGCTCCCTTGTGTGGCataaaaatatagaaaacCACACACGTGACCCTGCCCTGTCCATatccaccctctctctctctctctctgtctctgtctctgtggaaCTCTCAAACAGTAAATCAAGCGAAACTATTGACTGGCAAAAGTGACCCGAATGGGCGGTCAATTTTTGTCTGGTGGTCAATGGTGTAATTATTTTTCTATACAGAACACTTGACTCGCCCTCCCCgccagcagaagcaacagcaacagcaccgcACCCGCATCAATGGTTATATAATTTACACCATTTATTTGTCCAACATTCCACGCTTGAATGGTCGCAGTGTGGCACGTGtggatggcatggcatggcatggcatggccatGGCTGTTTGTGGTGGCAAGTGGTGGATGGTTGGTGGCAAAGGCAACCACCAACACAACTGAAACTGACCTCAAATTTATTATGCAAATTCAGTTTTTCGCTTATTTTAGACCCGAATTTTTGGCCCTATTCGGTTCGGATGGGACATTTGTGGCATTGTCTTTGCGGTTAATGGCACGAAAGGGCCATCGAACATGTGTTCGAATTTCGATTCAATTCAGCTTGGGTTGGGATTGGGTGGTATCTCGATTCGGATGGGATTTCAGTACTGCGCCTTCAAGAAATCATACAATTCCTTTCCATTCTTAAAACATTCCGTCCTTCTGATTGACTCCCACACATTTTATCAAGCATTGGAAAAATACACGCCATTTCATGCCTCAAATCACAATCGAGGATCCATGTCTgtggcacatacatatacatacatatgtatattagcATGAATAATACTTTGTAGATTGTGGAATTTCACACGCTCTCGTTTAGCAGCTGAAAGAGTGCTCGGATAAGGTCACAACATAGGAGCTTCCACAGCTTCCAGACTGCAGCTTCCCCCAAGGGTGTGTGCCCCCACAAGGCTGGCGACAGAAGGCGATAAGCGGCCCGGCCCAGAGCGACGAAGGCGAACAGAAACAAATGAGAATTCGAAATATGATCTCCCCGACTATGGCATATCCAGAGAAGTTGAGAGTCGATCCAGAGGGTCTCCTACAGCCACTTGATGGGTTGGTTCAAGTGGACTGCGAATGGTATCGGGTCTGAgtcagtgtgtgtgtcatGCGATTGCATGATTGCGATTGAATTTCTTCAAGTttacatttcttttcttttaattgCGCAGGCGAAAAGCGCAGAAACTAAAAACTAAGAAAATGGCGTAAAAAGTGAGGCTCAATGAGGGCATACGACACATAGTAGAAGcagcgcagcggcagcggcacaggcagaggcagaggcagccgcAGCTGACACAAAGGCCCGACTTACACGACATTAATCGAGAGCCAGATATGGACAGAGAGTCTAGAAACGAGGAAGaacgagagggagagcgggcAGAGCGGAGCGTAAGGCGCCTGCTGCGATTAACATAATGCGAGAGACGAGCAGCGCCCGAGCAGcgaaaagagagacagagcgacagaaaGACAAGACTCTCCGACGGGGCCCCTGGGCCAGGAACTGCGCAATTAATTTTTATCACACTTTTAGCATGTGCAAAAAAAGtgttatatgtatgtatgttcataTGTATGCGTTATACATTCGCAGGctggaaggcaggcaggcaggcaggcaccgACATGCACTTTGCAGCTCCGGCGGCAATTTGTCATTCCTTCAGGTTGTATTTTTAGCATTTTTGCAGCATTTTCAACTAGTTGAGCctttgaaaaatgtttgccacGTGCCACGCAGCCCAGCGCACGCTGTAGGTAGGGGCAAGGGGGGGCGGCAGCCAACAGATGTTGGGCCTTCAAGTTAATGAACTCCCCGAACGCCTGCCCAGCGGTATATTTAAGGGAAACAAGAGTTCTAACAACTCCAATTAGCAGGGTATAGAGGGATCAAGGGGGCTACAGATCTAGTGGGGGGTGTGGGTGCCGTTGCTTACCTTCTTCTCGGCCTCCGCTcgctgctcccgctcccgctcccgctctcgctctctctgacTGTTGCTGCCGTGGCTGGCACtgccgctggcgctgctgctgcattcggCATTCGATGAATGGagttggaaattattttggCTGATtggattgttgttgctgtggctgtggctgtggctgctgctgctgctgtgactgttcttcttcttccgtGGTGGTATCCGTCCGTTGAACTCCTGCAGACGCTCCCGTCCGGCCGTAAAATTGTCATAACGATCATCGTACTCATCATCCCAGCTGGTCTCATGATCGCTCTGATACTCGCGCTCATCCTCGCCCGTCGAGGTCAATCGCTTGCTGTGTgggagagatagatagagagagagggagagagagagagacataaaTATTTAGTAGTTGGGAACGTCATGGGCAATTATCAGCGACAACTTTGCcttttcattaattaaaaacattgCGTTGTGTCATGGGAATTGAtattcatgtgtgtgtgtgtttgtgtgtgggggttggggagggggaggggggcactGGGGGTGTACGATAGAGATAATGCGAATCGGATCTGTACTACTATCGGGGAGCCTCGCTGTTCGCGTGGCAAGCCGCTTTCCATAGAGATTACTGGAGATTCTACTGGGTTTTCGGGGGGAAACCCTACTCCCCCATAGACGGGGAAATGCTCGCTCCTCTtggagggggggtgggctGCTGCCCCACAAATACAATTTGGACTTCCACTCACCGTCTGGCTGCATCCGACTGGCTGCGCTGCAGCCGCATCTTGGAGCCCATTGGCGCCGTCAGCGGTGTCGATGCCAGCTGGGGGCCATGGCTGTGCCACCCAAAGGCCGCCGATGAGGTCGAGGTGCCGGCATTGGCCGTGTTCGGTGTGGGGGGCGGTGTGTAGGTGGCGTAGTAGGAGCCGGGACCCGGCTGGTGCTGCCCCATGCCATAGACGGAGGCGGGATGGTGGTGCTGCAGCAAGTGCGGCGACTGCTGCGGGAAGCTGTGGCTGTAGTGCATCGGTGGCGCCGACTGCGGCGGCTGCGGTGGCATTGGCTGCGGCGTGGACGGCGCCGGATACGGCGGCTGTGTCTGCTGCCGGAAGAAGTTGTACT
The sequence above is a segment of the Drosophila pseudoobscura strain MV-25-SWS-2005 chromosome X, UCI_Dpse_MV25, whole genome shotgun sequence genome. Coding sequences within it:
- the hid gene encoding cell death protein hid, which gives rise to MAVPFYLPEGGADDIASSGASGSSSGASSSGASTSSAGSSDGASSIASQSPNTTTSATQTPMQSPLPTEQVLYALCQWVRHYHSQTQQNAAQIFQYPPPPSPSCNYTVGDVFFPHGPPPVPPRTPRTSVSFAAGEEYNFFRQQTQPPYPAPSTPQPMPPQPPQSAPPMHYSHSFPQQSPHLLQHHHPASVYGMGQHQPGPGSYYATYTPPPTPNTANAGTSTSSAAFGWHSHGPQLASTPLTAPMGSKMRLQRSQSDAARRKRLTSTGEDEREYQSDHETSWDDEYDDRYDNFTAGRERLQEFNGRIPPRKKKNSHSSSSSHSHSHSNNNPISQNNFQLHSSNAECSSSASGSASHGSNSQREREREREREQRAEAEKKKPQVFTWPTVVTVFVLAMGCGFFAAR